A genomic region of Magnolia sinica isolate HGM2019 chromosome 6, MsV1, whole genome shotgun sequence contains the following coding sequences:
- the LOC131249984 gene encoding sulfite reductase [ferredoxin], chloroplastic-like, translated as MTCPALPLCPSAIAEAEHGIPDILKQVRAVFDKVGLKYNESVVIKVTGCSNGCVRPYMAELRLVSDGPNMYHVWLGGTPDQTSLAKCFMNKVKSHDLKKVLEPLFYNRRRKRQQVESFGDFTTRLGFDKLKETVEKWESMSKAPTRFNLKLFADKDTYEAMDELAKLQNMTAHQLAMEVIRN; from the exons ATGACATGTCCCGCACTACCGTTATGCCCTTCGGCAATAGCAGAAGCTGAGCATGGAATTCCTGACATTCTCAAGCAGGTTCGAGCTGTATTTGATAAGG TTGGCCTCAAGTACAATGAGTCAGTGGTAATAAAGGTAACTGGATGCTCTAATGGTTGTGTCAGACCTTATATGGCTGAGCTTAGACTGGTTAGCGATGGACCCAACATGTACCAT GTCTGGCTCGGGGGAACACCTGACCAAACCTCACTAGCAAAATGTTTCATGAATAAGGTGAAgagtcatgatctaaaaaaggttTTGGAGCCATTGTTCTACAACCGGAGGCGCAAACGCCAACAAGTCGAATCTTTCGGCGATTTCACAACCCGCCTG GGCTTTGACAAACTGAAAGAGACAGTTGAGAAGTGGGAGAGCATGTCAAAGGCACCAACACgatttaatctaaagctttttgCTGACAAAGACACATATGAAGCCATGGATGAACTTGCAAAGCTGCAGAATATGACTGCTCACCAACTAGCCATGGAAGTCATCCGCAACTGA
- the LOC131248679 gene encoding transcription factor bHLH57-like has product MESFQGSFNNPCFLGEHLNVECLEEGDAADFSYGQFLNKESLRFGEPFSNPIIFQDKMPFLQMLEGVESPSLSPLPDPNFHLLPRIQHQKKPWKQPRCLETDARIPPLELESCVSYLSESHSPIKSETKDQQYPHSSSCLETPSSPDNFKDGSVGVSGNSGSSSTRFWKQANAPQFTKPPPVQEKRKRKKRSRPSKNSEEVESQRMTHIAVERNRRKQMNDHLNALRSLMPPSFIQRGDQASIVGGAIDFVKELEQLLQSLQVQKRLRLVEEEGYSPDTPTSTAFNGFFTSPQYTTYSAAAMRQQHQSEFKYPFNGFMEGEVSEFSAENKSAVADIEVTVIQTHVNLKILSRRRPGQLVKAIAALEELYLDILHLNVTSLESSVLYSFNLKIEEGCSLGSADEIAGAVYQIFNFINGN; this is encoded by the exons ATGGAGAGCTTCCAAGGATCCTTCAACAACCCCTGT TTCTTGGGAGAGCATTTGAATGTGGAGTGCTTAGAAGAAGGGGATGCTGCTGATTTTAGTTATGGGCAATTTCTCAACAAAGAAAGCTTGAGATTTGGAGAACCTTTCTCCAACCCCATAATCTTCCAAGACAAGATGCCATTCCTCCAAATGTTAGAAGGAGTAGAATCCCCTTCCCTTTCACCATTACCAGATCCCAACTTCCACCTCCTGCCGAGAATACAACATCAAAAGAAGCCATGGAAACAGCCCCGCTGCCTGGAAACTGACGCCCGCATTCCTCCATTAGAGCTCGAGAGCTGCGTCAGCTACCTCTCCGAATCGCACTCCCCCATCAAGTCCGAAACCAAAGATCAGCAATACCCACATTCATCTTCCTGCCTAGAAACCCCAAGCTCTCCTGACAATTTCAAGGACGGCAGTGTCGGCGTTAGTGGCAATTCAGGATCATCTTCCACCCGTTTCTGGAAACAAGCTAATGCACCCCAATTCACGAAACCACCTCCTGTTCAAGAGAAGCGAAAGCGGAAGAAGAGATCAAGACCATCCAAGAACAGTGAAGAGGTCGAAAGCCAACGGATGACCCACATTGCCGTTGAACGTAACCGTAGGAAGCAGATGAATGATCACCTCAACGCCCTCCGCTCTCTAATGCCGCCTTCATTCATCCAAAGA GGAGACCAAGCTTCTATAGTTGGCGGCGCCATCGATtttgtaaaagagctcgaacagCTGTTACAGTCGCTTCAAGTGCAGAAGCGGCTGCGACTGGTGGAAGAAGAAGGCTATAGCCCCGACACTCCTACTTCAACTGCTTTCAACGGCTTCTTCACATCGCCACAGTATACAACCTACTCAGCGGCAGCAATGCGGCAGCAGCATCAGtccgagttcaagtacccattcaATGGATTTATGGAAGGTGAGGTGAGTGAATTTTCGGCCGAGAACAAATCGGCGGTGGCAGATATTGAAGTTACGGTCATCCAAACGCATGTGAATCTGAAAATCCTATCAAGGAGGCGGCCCGGGCAGCTTGTGAAGGCCATTGCTGCTTTGGAAGAACTCTACTTAGATATCTTACACCTTAATGTAACTTCTCTGGAGAGCTCCGTTCTTTACTCATTCAATCTCAAG ATTGAAGAGGGCTGTAGCCTTGGGTCAGCTGACGAGATTGCAGGGGCAGTTTATCAGATTTTCAACTTCATTAACGGGAACTGA